The Mucilaginibacter sp. PAMB04168 genome contains the following window.
AGACATAACCATAGTATCACAATTCTTTTCAAATCTAAAACTTATGAAAAGACAGAAAGCCAACAGTTTATCAACTTGATCTTAACACATAATTAATGTGCTGTTTATTAACTGTGATGAAAAGTGCATTAAAATGCGTTTTCTTGCACGGTTGTAAAAATAAGCAGCAAAAAGTTGTATTCTTTAATTGCTTATTCTATATATTTGAAAAGAAAGATCTTTAGACGTTGCATGTTTTTGCGTCATTATTGCCTTAATTCTAACTAAATAGCCAAATCTAAAAGTATGCGTTTAATTGTGGTTCTAACATTTTTAACGTTAAATATTGCTTTTGCATCCGCTCAAACCGATTCCGTTATTTTTAAAAGGATTGAGTGGGATACTAAAAGGCTTGGTCCGGGCATTCATTTAAAGCAGGCTTGGTTTAGAGGCAAATCTTTGTTTAAATCGAACCAATTTATATCTGTTCTCGAAGTTAAAGCCCGACGCAAAACGAAGTTCGACCTGGCTTACGAGCCAAAGCAAAAGAGAACAACCAGTGATTTTGGAAGCGATAAGCATGCCATAGCAGCCATCAACGGAACTTTCTTTGACGTTAAGAATGGCGGTTCGGTTGATTTTATTAAATCAGATGGCCAGATTATCAATGAAAACCGGCTAGAAAAAGGAGACAAACGGGCAAGGCATCAGCAAGCGGCTTTAGTAATAAAGGACGGCAAGCTAAGTATTGCAGAATGGGACGGCAGTGCTGATTGGGAAAAAAAATTAGATGGTGAAGATGTGATGTTAACCGGGCCGTTACTCTTACATGATAACAAACAGGTGGCATTGGATTCTGCCAGTTTTAATGTTCTTCGGCACCCGCGGTCGGCGGTCGCCATAACCGATAACAACCGCGTATTGCTTATAACGGTTGATGGAAGGAGCGCAAATTCTGCAGGAGTTAGCTTATTTGAATTAAGAAAAATATTACGCTGGCTCCATTGCAGTGATGGCGTAAACCTTGACGGTGGTGGCTCAACAACACTATGGGAGAGCAAAGATGGGGTGGTTAACTACCCATCTGACGGTGGAAAATGGGACCATAAAACACAGCGTAAGGTAGCTAACGTTGTGCTGGTGAAACGCAAGTGATTTAATAAACGAGAATTATGAAAATAACAATACTCTCTGTTTTAATAATTGTGTCGGCAAGCTGGCATAATTATAGCAAACCAACACAAGCTTTACTCCATAATTCTAAGCCAAGTACTTTTGCCAAATCGCTTATAACCGGCGCAGATCAAACCGAGAAATATTTACCTTATTTAAAGGGAAAGCGCATTGGTATGGTGGTTAACCCATCGTCGCGTATTGGTGATAAGGCCAGTGTTGATAGTTTAAAAGCGCTTGGCGTAAACATTGTTAAAATATTTGGTCCCGAGCATGGCTTCAGAGGCGATGCCAGCAATGGTGCACATGTAGATGACAGTACCGACCCTAAAACAGGTATACAAGTAGTTTCCTTATACGGCAAATCAGGTAAGCCAGCCGCACAAGATTTGGCAGCGGTTGATTTAATGATATATGACCTGCAGGATGTTGGTGCTCGGTATTATACTTACTTAGCTACCTTACATCGGGTAATGGAAGCTTGTGCCGAAAATAACAAAGAATTGATGATACTGGACAGGCCCAACCCTAACGGATATATGGTTGACGGGCCTGTGCTGGATATGAAGCTAAAATCTGGCATCGGGTTTCATCCGGTACCTATTGCACACGGTATGACTGTTGCCGAATATGCGCAAATGATAAACGGCCAGGGCTGGATGGCTAATGGAATAAAATGCAAGCTGAAAATTATTCCGCTGGCTAATTATAAGCACAGTATGCCTTATACTTTACCGGTACATCCGTCACCAAACCTCAATACGCAGCAATCTATTTTATTATATCCTTCATTGTGCCTTTTCGAGGGGACTATTATTAGCCAGGGCAGGGGTACTTACTTTCCGTTTACCGTGTTGGGAAACCCTGATCTGAAAGGGCAATATAAATTTGCCTTTACGCCGAAAAGTATACCTGGAATGAGCGAAACACCGCTTTTTCAGGACATGGAATGCTTCGGCCTCGACCTGCGAAAATATGACACCAAAAAGCTCATTAAAAGCAAGCGGGTCAACTTAAGCTGGCTTATTGAGATGTACAAGGCCTATCCGTTTAAAGATAAGTTTTTTGATTACAAGCAAAGTAAGCAGATGGGCAACTTTGATAAGCTGGCCGGCACAACAACTTTAAAAGAACAGATTATTGCCGGTAAAACGGAGGAAGAAATCAGGGCAAGTTGGGAACCGGGTTTAACTCAGTTTAAAAAAATGCGCCAGCTTTATCTTTTATATCCTTAAGCTATCAACAGCCTACATACTATAACACAAATAGATTAACTAACGCTAAACAAAAATTATGAAACAAAAGCTACTTAGGATGTTCTTTGCGCTATTGTTTTTGTCTGTGCAGGCTATTGCACAGCAAAAAGCAATTAGCGGTAAAGTAACTAACGCCGATGACGGAAACCCGCAGCCCGGCGTATCAGTTAAGGTAAAAGGAGGAACTAATGGCACCGTGACCGATGTTAACGGTATGTATTCCATACAGGCAGCTAACGGCCAGGTGCTGGTATTTAGTTTTATCGGAAGCTCAAATCAGGAAATTACAGTGGGTAGCAGCAATGTGATCAATGTAAAACTTGGTGCCGATACCAAATCACTCAACGAGGTGGTTGTGGTAGGTTATGGCACACAAAAGCGGGCCGATTTAACAGGTGCCGTAACTACTGTTGACACAAAAGCACTACAATCGAGGCCAATTACTGATGTGGGCCGCGGCTTACAAGGTGTTGTGCCGGGCTTAACCATAACTACCGCAACCGGTGATATTGGTACAGACCCCAAGATCAGGTTACGTGGTTTAAGAGGGTCAGTTAACACAGGTGCCGGCGGCGCAGCACCGCTTATTTTGGTAGATAATGCCGAGATACCAAGTTTGCAGCTTATTAACCCCGACGATATTGAGTCTATATCAGTATTAAAGGATGCAGCTTCTGCATCTATATATGGTACTCGTGCGGCATTTGGTGTAATACTAATTACAACCAAAAGCGGTAAAAGAAATGGTACAAACACCGTTACTTATTCAAATAACCTGGCTTGGGCAGCACCCTTAAACACGCCTAAAATGTCGCTTGCTTCTGAAAACTCGCAGGCTACCTTGCTGGCTTTGCAGCGGTTTAGCCCTAACACGGCCAATTTTAAAGTAATAGGTTATACGGTTGACGCTGGTGCCATAGCTAAAATGCGCGATTGGGAACAAAAATATTTAGGTCAGGACTTGGGTAGTGAAATGGTACAGGGTCGCGATTTTGATATTACAGGTGGTAACTTGTATTTCTATCGTACGTGGGATCCTGCCAAATTGTATCTTCGCGACTGGACACCACAGCAAACACACAACCTGGGCGTAACCGGGGGCAGCGATAAGATTAACTACAACCTGGGTATTGGTTATTTAGGGCAGTCGGGCGTGTTAAAGGTAAACCCCGATGAGTTTGATCGTTATAATTTTACCTTAGGTGTTAACGCAAGCCCTAAACAGTGGGTGGATGTACGCGGAAAAATTATCTTTTCTAATACCAAAGCTACCAGTCCGTTCTCATTTTCGGGTTCACAATATGGCCCTTATTACTACCTGTACCGCTGGCCATCTAACTACCCTTACGGTACTTTCAATGGTTTGCCTTTCAGAGGTACTATTACCGAGGTAGAACAGGCCAAAATGGACGAAACCAAGAGTAGTACAGCCCGCATCCAATTGGGTAGTACGTTTAAACTGGCTAAAGGCTTAACCGTTAATGCCGATTATTATTATACAGGTACCGATTCCCACTTGCATCAAACGGGCGGTAACACCTCCGCTTATGATTTTTGGTCATTCAACGGTACCAATTTAAATTACACGCCTTATCAAGCCGCTTCTTTTAATAAAGTGGTTTACAATTCTACATGGACACGTATTAATACAGGAAAACTATTTGCAACATACGATAAAACCATTAGTGACCACTCGTTTAAAGCCATATTAGGCGGCGATATAGAGTATAACGAGTTGACCAACAATTCATCGGAAAAAAGAAACCTCCTTGATCCAAATTATGGCGAAATTAGATTGGCAACTGGCGATCAATTCGTAGATGGCGTACATAACCATTTCTCTACCCTGGGTTACTTTGGCCGTATTAACTATGGGTATAAAAACAAGTATTTGTTAGAGTTAAATGGTCGCTATGATGGATCATCAAGCTTCCCAGGCACTGATCTATATGCTTTCTTTCCTTCTGCTTCAGCAGGTTATGTATTAAGTGAGGAGTCGTTCATGCAGAAAACCAAATCATGGTTGTCTTTCTTAAAAATAAGAGCTTCTTACGGTCAAGTGGGAAATCAGGTTGTTACGACCCGGGGTGATTATGCTTTCCTACCAGTCATGCCTTCTTCTAGTTCGGGATGGCTACTGCCATCAGGCAATGCAATTACTGTTGCTACCCCCCCTTACGTTTCGCCTACTCTAACCTGGGAAAAGGTTAAAACAGCCGACTTAGGACTTGATGCCAGGTTTCTGAATAATGATTTGGGTATCACGTTTGATGTATTCAGAAGAACAACAAGCGATATGCTAACTAACGGTGCCACGCTGCCAAGCTCGTTTGGCACAGGCGCACCAAGGGTTAATTATGGTGAATTAAGAGGAACAGGCTGGGAATTGGCAGTGGATTATAATCACGCTTTTTCAAATGGCTTGCATATCAGTTTCACAGGTACATTGTCTGATGCAACGGAAACCATAACCAAATTTGCGAACACAACACGTGGATTGCCCGGACCTATTGCCGAAATTAACACAACCTATTATGAGGGTATGAAGCTCGGCGAGATATGGGGTTACGAAACAGATCGCTTATTTACTGAAAGTGATTTTTCGGGAAGGAACGCAGCAGGCCGTTATATTTATGCTCCGGGAGTCGCTTCGCAGGCTCAGTTAGAAAGCGGTTCATTCTACTTTGGACCTGGTGATGTAAAGTACAAAGATCTGAACGGCGACGGCGTAATCTATTCTGGTACTAGCACACTGGATGATCCGGGCGATAAAAAAGTAATTGGAAATTCGACACCACGTTATCTGTACGGCTTAAGGCTTGGTGCCGATTGGAAAGGATTTGATGTAAACGTATTTTTCCAGGGTGTAGCTAAACGCGACCTTTGGGCAAGCGGTCCAACCGTATTCCCCGGCTTTAGAGCAGCAGAGGGCTGGTATGCTAACCAGATGGATTACTGGACACCGGAAAACCCTGGAGCCTTTTATCCAAGACCAACAGACTACGGCGCAACTGTTGACAGATGGAATTTTCAACCACAAACCCGGTACTTGTTAAACATGGCGTACCTGCGCTTAAAAAATCTGAACGTAGGCTACTCATTACCTAAAAGACTAACAGAGCGTATAAAAATCCAAAAGTTAAGAGTATTTTTCAGTGGCGAAAATATTTTAACTTTTGATCACTTAGGCGAAATTCCGATAGATCCGGAAATTGACTTTTCGCAAAGCCAGTTAAACTTAGACCGAGCAGGCTTCGGACGCGTTTATCCTTACAGAAAAACTTACTCTTTAGGTCTACAGGTTACGTTTTAATTCTTAAAAAAATACAGACATGAAGACTTTAAAATATTTAATTATAATCATCGCAGTTACAACTACAATTTTTGGTTGTAAGAAAGCTGACAAATTTTTAGACAGGCCTCCTTTGGATGCTCTTATAGATGGCAATTATTGGACCAGTGAAGGTAACGTAAGAACTTTTGCGTATGGCTTTTATACCACCTATTTCCCCGGATATGCCTCAGGCTTTGATTTAACTTGGGGTGGATATTTTTCGGGTGAAACCTTGAACGATGATTTTGCACCAACAACGCCTACGGTACTAACAAGGCAAGTTCCACAAACGGGTGGTGGCTGGTCCTTTACCAATATCCGTAAAGCCAATATTTTAATAGATCGTATAAATCGTGTTCCAATGTCAACTGAGGCTAAAAATCATTGGAGAGGGGTTGGTCGTTTCTTTCGTGCAATGGAGTATGCCAGCAAGGTTAAAGCGTTTGGTGATTATCCATTCTATAATAAAGAAATAAATGATGACGACAAGGCTGCCCTTTACAAACCACGCGATCCACGCACACTGGTAATGGACAGCGTTCTAGCCGATTTTCAATATGCTGCTGCTAATGTTCGTGTTGTAGATGCCGCTACCGGGCCGCAAAAATTGATTGTAAACCGGGATGTGGTATTGGCATTTATGTCGCGGGTATTTCTATATGAAGGAACCTGGCAAAAATACCAGGAGAATAACACTGCAAAGGCTACCCAATACCTGGAAGCTGCAAAGTTTGCTGCTAATGAGGTAATGACCAAAGGTGGTTATACGCTTGCCGCCGATTATAGAAAGCTGTTTAACTCGCTTGATCTTTCTACTAATTCGGAAATTATTCTATACAGGAGATATCAAACCGGCTTGCTTACGCACAGCTTAAACAGTTATGTTAATAAGGAGCCACAAACCGGTGTTTCCAAAAACGCTGTTGAAGCTTATTTAGCCAGTGATGGTTTACCTATCAGTATTTCACCCTTGTACCAGGGAGATAAGACTATTAACAATGTAATGGCTAACAGAGATCCACGTTTGCGGGCAACCATTACAAACGATATAAGGCTGCCGGGTAAAGTGGGTAATTATTCTACCTCAGGCTATTCTACCTTAAAGTTCTTAAACGAGGATATCAAGGATCTGACCAATGGCAATAGCAGCTTGAACGACACGCAGGCACCTGTAATACGTTTGGGCGAGGTACTGATTAATTATGCCGAGGCTTGCGCCGAACTGGGTACATTAACGCAAACCGACCTGGATAATTCTGTAAATAAGCTACGCAAAAGAGCTAACATCAATATGCCTAATTTACAGGTCGTTGGTGGTTTGCCGGCTGTAAACAATGTAGTTTACAATGATCCCAAAAGAGACCCTTCTGTACCGGCCATGATATGGGAAATACGTCGTGAACGCAGGGTTGAACTGATGATGGAGGGTTTCAGGAACAGTGACTTACGCAGGTGGAAAAAATATGAATACCTGGATACCCAAGCTAATCCTGATATTAATTTAGGTGCATGGATAAATAAGGCTGATTATCCTGGCACTACTGTAACCATCCAGAACAACGCAACCCAGGGATATATTATTCCTGCGCCAAGGGCCGAAACGCAGCGGATATTTAATGATCCGCGGGTATATTTAAGTCCGTTGCCAATAGATCAGATCAAACTTTATAAAGATCAAGGTGTGGATTTAAAGCAAAATCCAGGCTGGTAAATACAGTTATTTTAAAACCCTTCATGGCCAATACCATGAAGGGTTTTCTTTATAAAAACATTATACTATGAGACTATTGCCATGCCTCACTTTAGCTCTATTATTGGGGCTTTTCATTATACCAAACATAACTAACGCACAAACTCCTCCAAAACGCGAATTTAGGGGCGTATGGATAGCCACGGTTCAGAATATTGATTGGCCCAGCAAGCGCGGATTGGCATCGGGCGTACAGCAGCAAGAACTTGTGCAGATTTTAAATGAGCATGAAAAAAGCGGCATTAATGCTATTATGTTGCAAATACGACCGTCGGCCGATGCTTTATACGCAAACAGCAAAGAGCCCTGGAGCTTGTTCCTTGCTGGCAAACCGGGCCTTGCACCACAACCGTTTTATGATCCGTTAAAGTTTGCAATAGATGAAGCCCACAAAAGGGCTATGGAATTGCATGCCTGGTTTAATCCGTACCGTGCTACCAATGATCTGGCCGATTCAAATGTTAGCGCCAATCATATTACCCGTACACATCCGGAATGGTTTTTTACTTACGGGAGCAAAAAGTACTTTAACCCCGGTTTACCAGAAGTTCGGAAGTACATCATCAGCATAATTATGGATGTGGTACATCGCTATGATATAGATGGGGTACATTTCGATGATTATTTTTACCCGTACCCGGGTAAGGATAAATTGCCTGATACAACTACCTATGCACAATACGGAACAGGTTTTAATGACATTAACGATTGGCGACGCCATAATGTCGATACCCTTATCCATGTTTTATCGGACAGTATTCATGCCGCTAAAAAGCATGTTAAATTTGGCATAAGTCCATTTGGCATATGGCGTAATTTAAAGGACGATCCTAATGGGTCGGTATCTAACGGCCTTTCGGGTTATAGCGCATTATATGCTGATGCCCGTAGATGGACGCAGGCCGGATGGGTCGATTACGTGAACCCGCAAATTTATTTTCCGTTTTACTACCCGGCTGCACCATACGAAAAGCTGTTGGAATGGTGGAGCAACAACGCCTTTAATAAGCATGTATATATTGGGCAGGCCGTATACCGTGCTATGGAAAATCGCGAGGGCTGGCGTGACAAGCAGCAATTACCTAACCAGGTAAGGGCATTACGTAAAAATGCCCGGGTTCAGGGAAGCGTATACTTCAGTTCAAAATCGGTTACCGATAACCTTGCCGGATTTCAAGACTCTTTACGCGCCAATTTTTACAAGTACCCTGCTTTGCTTCCTCAAATGATTTGGTTGGGCGAATCGGTACCAATGGCACCTAGCGGCTTGAAGGCAGTCTATAGTAATAGTAAAGCACAGTTAACCTGGCAATACAGCAAAAGACCGGCAAATGTATATGGCTATGTAATTTACCGTTTTAAAGCAGGCGAAAAGGTAGATATTTATAAACCGCAAAACATTATCAAGATCAGTTTTGATAAAACCTTGCGATCTTATACTGACACAACCGCTTCCAATGGTTGCAAGTATGTTGTTACTGCTCTCGATCGCCTTAAAAATGAAGGTTATCCAAGCAAACCAGCTGTACTCAAAATAAGATAAACACGCTCTCATCTAAGATATTGATATGAATAAAAAGCTAATTCCGTTTTTATACTTCTTACTGTTAGTAAGTATTGCAAATGCACAGTCATTTAAATTTGCCTTTGTTTCTGATACGCATATTGGTAACCAAACAGCGGCCGAAGATCTGCGCAGGACCGTTAAGGATATTAACGCCAATGATGAGCTTAAATTTGTGGTGATAACGGGTGATATTACAGAATTCGGAGCCGACGCTGAACTAGCCTTAGCTAAACAAATTTTGGATAGCTTGAATAAAAAATGGTACATCATTCCGGGCAATCATGATGCAAATTGGTCGGAGAGTGGCAGTAACACTTTTCGCCGGGTGTTTGGTGCCGAAACTTTTGCTTTTAATTATGGAGGATACTTGTTTACGGGCGCAAGTTCGGGTCCGAATATGCGGATGGGGCCGGGCCAGGTACCGCGTGAAAATATTGTATGGCTCGATTCGGTTTTAAAAAGCACACCAGCGCAAACACCTGTAGTGTACCTGAACCATTACCCCCAAGACTCTGCCCAAAATAACTGGTACAACGTAATAGACAGGTTAAAAAAGAAAAACGTACAACTTATTTTATGCGGGCACGGTCATCAAAACCACCAATATACCTTTGATGGTATTCCTGGTGTTATGGGTCGGTCTAACCTGCGGGCTAAAGACAGCATTGGAGGATATAACATTGTTACTTTTGATAATAACACAGCGTATTTCGAAGAACGTAAGCCAATAATAAAGGCTAATAAGCCTTGGGCAAAAGTGGCCTTAATGCAAAGGGCGTTCGATAAGGACACTGCCCGCTATTATAGGCCTTCCTACGCCGTAAATCAAAAACTAACAAGGGTAAAGCCGGTATGGACCTATCAAGATCAAAGTGATATAGGCTCGGGCATGGCTATACATAAAAACGCAATTATACTAACCGATACCAAAGGGCTAATTTATGCTTTGAACAAGGATAACGGGAAGCGCTTATGGTCTTATGCAACTCAAGGAAAAATTTACTCTACACCGGCGGTTTCCGGAAATTATGTTGTTGCCGGATCCTCTGATCAGAACGTTTACTGCCTGTCGGCCATTACCGGTAAATTAGTTTGGAAAGCACAGGCCGAAAAGGCTATTGTAGCTTCGCCTGTAATTAAGGATAATGTTGTTTTTATAGGTGCTTCAGATGGTCATTTTAGAGCCATCTACTTAAATAACGGAAAGCTGAAGTGGGATTATAACGAAGTGAAGGGCTTTGTGGTAACCAAGCCACTAATTTACAAGAACATCATCTACTTCGGATGCTGGGCTAACGACTTTTACGCTTTAGACGTAAACTCCGGCAAGTTGATCTGGAAATGGAACAATGGCTCTGGCAACCGTATGTTTTCGCCCGCGGCATGTTACCCGGTTGCTGCTAACGGCAGGGTTTTCATTGTAGCGCCCGATCGCTACATGACAGCGTTCGATGCTTCAACAGGTAGAGTAATATGGCGCAAACAAGACCCGAAATTAAGAGTGAGGGAGTCGATGGGTATTTCTGCTGATAGTTCCCTCATTTACGTAAAAACAATGGATGGTAACCTACTAGGCATTTCGCCTGTTGCCGATTCAATGCATGTAGCTTGGAAGTCAACTTTGCAATTACCATACGAGCTTTGCCCTTCGGCTATAGTAGAATACCAAGGCGTTGTTTTTGTGCCAACACATTCGGGTATAGTATATGGTGTTGATCGTAATAGCGGCCAAACCCTTTGGAAATACAAAGTTTCTAATTGTTTGGTGAATACAGTTTTACCGCTAAACAGTAAAGTATACGTTAGTACTACAGATGGTGCTGTTGCTTGCCTGGGTAAGCAGTAGTGTCCTTCTCGCTATGGTATTATATATAATGCCATAGCGAGATAATTAAAACACTGCACATAGCCTAGCTTTTGGGGATTGTTGAAAAGATAAAGATGATCGAAACACGATCATTCGAAATGCTGAAAGGCACGGTCAATTTAATATTTTACATAAATGTAGTTTTCATGCTACGTACCGTATTAACAAAAAGAGCGAGCAGGTGTTATACTATTGTATACTAATTGCTTATGCTGCTTAAATTGCTCCTGTTTTTATTTTTAGCATCCGTTGAGTTTTCGTGTTTTGCACAAGCGAAACTTGATTTGGAAAAACTCACCTTTAAAGAAGACCCAAGGATTCTTGTTAAGAACCATAAAAAGTCTGCCGACCCTACAGAGCCTTTAACGTCTTTACCCGCCTATACTACGTATGATATTGCCGGCTATCATTTCGGTCCGGCCAATCTTACCGAGCATTGTTTCGTTTCATTTTTGCTAAACTCTATTAAGGAAAAAAAACTGGTTGGTGTTATTATTGGCTTCGAAACGGACGCCGCGTCAAAGGCTATAAATAAATATGTATTTGCGAAATATGGAAAGCCCGTTGTGCTCGAAGCTGAAACACAAAAGAAAGACAAAAACAAAAAACCTTATCTAAGTGGTTCTGCCTACATGTGGAAAAATATTAAACCACAAATAACATTATTCTTATCTAAAACCTATATGGTTGAAGATGGAAAGCCGGTTGAAAACACAGACTTGGTGCTGATTAATAACAACGTAAAACCAAGCTATGAAACCAATTTCAAAACGGTGTTAGATAGGGTGATTAAAACCTATACACCGTAAGATAATACTGCAATTAAATGCAACTGTACTCAGCAATCACGAAATCGACACCAGCGTCAGGCAGTCTTTTTCTGTGATTTGTATTTAGCAGGAGAAATTCCCATCAGTTTCCGGAACAGGCGCGAATAATAATACTGATCTACAAACCCAATTTCATTACAAATCTCTTTTATCTTGCGGTCACTAAAATACAGGTACTGGCAGGATAACTGGATTTTCAACTGATTGAAGTACTGAATAGGGCTATAGCCGGTTTTGGTTTTAAACAACCTGGTATAATGTGAAACCGAAAGATTTTGCTGTTTAGCCAAGTTGTCTACTGTAAATAGCTGCCTGATATTATCTTTCATAAAACGGATACTATGCGTTATGGCATCATCTTCAAGAACGGCCGGATTAATTTGTTCATCATAAACGAATGATGCAATAAATTCCAGTAGCTTAATATTTATAATCTCCATTACCAGCGGATGGTAGCTTTGCTCCAGTAGTTGGTAAATCTCATTGAATGTTTGTATTCGGTTTAAAGTATAAGGAATTGCCAGGCCATCGGTAAGTGTGCGGTTAAGGTAGCGTGTGTAAATTAAATCAGCCTTTTTGCCTTTGAAATGTATCCAGTATATCGTCCACGGGTCTTGAACCGAGCTTTGGTAATGATGAGGAACGTTTTTAGGGATAACAAAAAATGTGTTAGGGCGCATCAAGATTTTTTGGTCTTCCAATTCAATCAGGCCCTTCCCTTCAGTACAGTACAGCAGAATATATTGGTTAGTGCCCAGTTTTCGCTCTCTATCATGGAAACTGGCATGAGGATAATGTCCGATTGCGGTGAGGTTCAAATCATTGATCAGCTCGTTCTTTCCAACTAACCGTTTAACATCAGGAGGAACCACAATCATCCTTTGACCAATAAATCCTTCTTTTACCTTTTTAATACTAGGGCCTGCCATCAGCATAAATTTTTTGCAGCTAAACTCATAAATACTAAGTTATATAATCCATCTAGTTTATAGCCATAGTTTATTTAAAAAATAAATATTAGGCGTTGCCCCTTTAGGTTGTAAAGTTGAGATATTTCGTGTTAGATACACACATGTACCAATAGTTGTAATTTTTAAACAAAAGTATCAATACATAATAATTACTAAATCTTATTAAAAGGGGCAGTCTTACTCGGGTAAGTGACTGCAGCTGCACAAATACAGTAAGCATATATGGTAAAATAATCCATCATTAAGGAGCTCTTATCCATTTTTTATTGCGCTAATACCGAATACATTTAGCCTGCCAATTTAACCTACGATGTTTAAAGATACTTAAGACTGTTGCAGCTAAGCAATCGGTGATTTGCTTTATGCAACACACCAGTTTTAAACCAATTAAAAATTTGAACCCATTATTATGAGAAAATTTACTTTTCAGATCAAAATTGGGAGTATCATATTAGCGTGTTTGCTGGTATGGCTAACTCCGTTAAAGCTTTTTGCCCAGGAAGGATCGGTAAGTGGAAAAGTCACGTCCAAAGACGATCCGGATGGGATTCCGGGAATTTCGGTTACTGTTAAGGGCACAACCCGCGGAACTTTAACAGATGCGCAGGG
Protein-coding sequences here:
- a CDS encoding PQQ-binding-like beta-propeller repeat protein; protein product: MNKKLIPFLYFLLLVSIANAQSFKFAFVSDTHIGNQTAAEDLRRTVKDINANDELKFVVITGDITEFGADAELALAKQILDSLNKKWYIIPGNHDANWSESGSNTFRRVFGAETFAFNYGGYLFTGASSGPNMRMGPGQVPRENIVWLDSVLKSTPAQTPVVYLNHYPQDSAQNNWYNVIDRLKKKNVQLILCGHGHQNHQYTFDGIPGVMGRSNLRAKDSIGGYNIVTFDNNTAYFEERKPIIKANKPWAKVALMQRAFDKDTARYYRPSYAVNQKLTRVKPVWTYQDQSDIGSGMAIHKNAIILTDTKGLIYALNKDNGKRLWSYATQGKIYSTPAVSGNYVVAGSSDQNVYCLSAITGKLVWKAQAEKAIVASPVIKDNVVFIGASDGHFRAIYLNNGKLKWDYNEVKGFVVTKPLIYKNIIYFGCWANDFYALDVNSGKLIWKWNNGSGNRMFSPAACYPVAANGRVFIVAPDRYMTAFDASTGRVIWRKQDPKLRVRESMGISADSSLIYVKTMDGNLLGISPVADSMHVAWKSTLQLPYELCPSAIVEYQGVVFVPTHSGIVYGVDRNSGQTLWKYKVSNCLVNTVLPLNSKVYVSTTDGAVACLGKQ
- a CDS encoding AraC family transcriptional regulator, which gives rise to MAGPSIKKVKEGFIGQRMIVVPPDVKRLVGKNELINDLNLTAIGHYPHASFHDRERKLGTNQYILLYCTEGKGLIELEDQKILMRPNTFFVIPKNVPHHYQSSVQDPWTIYWIHFKGKKADLIYTRYLNRTLTDGLAIPYTLNRIQTFNEIYQLLEQSYHPLVMEIINIKLLEFIASFVYDEQINPAVLEDDAITHSIRFMKDNIRQLFTVDNLAKQQNLSVSHYTRLFKTKTGYSPIQYFNQLKIQLSCQYLYFSDRKIKEICNEIGFVDQYYYSRLFRKLMGISPAKYKSQKKTA
- a CDS encoding family 10 glycosylhydrolase; translated protein: MRLLPCLTLALLLGLFIIPNITNAQTPPKREFRGVWIATVQNIDWPSKRGLASGVQQQELVQILNEHEKSGINAIMLQIRPSADALYANSKEPWSLFLAGKPGLAPQPFYDPLKFAIDEAHKRAMELHAWFNPYRATNDLADSNVSANHITRTHPEWFFTYGSKKYFNPGLPEVRKYIISIIMDVVHRYDIDGVHFDDYFYPYPGKDKLPDTTTYAQYGTGFNDINDWRRHNVDTLIHVLSDSIHAAKKHVKFGISPFGIWRNLKDDPNGSVSNGLSGYSALYADARRWTQAGWVDYVNPQIYFPFYYPAAPYEKLLEWWSNNAFNKHVYIGQAVYRAMENREGWRDKQQLPNQVRALRKNARVQGSVYFSSKSVTDNLAGFQDSLRANFYKYPALLPQMIWLGESVPMAPSGLKAVYSNSKAQLTWQYSKRPANVYGYVIYRFKAGEKVDIYKPQNIIKISFDKTLRSYTDTTASNGCKYVVTALDRLKNEGYPSKPAVLKIR